From one Oncorhynchus keta strain PuntledgeMale-10-30-2019 chromosome 30, Oket_V2, whole genome shotgun sequence genomic stretch:
- the si:ch211-168f7.5 gene encoding dapper homolog 2, giving the protein MSSPSSSSTADSSATMAGRRSCVNSLWSGTERVRIGERLKATLAGILELDLLRGQHLDMIDAELDLKDTSSTDTTVTVITDKQEENLESAASDGSATSRRQQVLSSPSETVLPCHTSTLDKDSGGNSEGDGPVRSRVDGNGGDNSCCSTLSWDAPSELLLPPDLDGAVQLDYYSRPSSGFYSVSGSSLSDSCYSVSSEASLAQGGPVKGGLVRAGPGPPSGGAFRLWEQRALSADHRDRQWPEATQKPRTQSIEETTEITDRRPVSTVDLEMNSLFFLSDLCASLGDPHAGSLLPLPDLRPQLDPRFCSDLVSRRTKEVYPYPSPLHAVALQSPLFTYSQDPSPSSRLSPSPDSSTQAEESQSTPLFRPPQPPQPSTFTQLEQYITRLARQYRSRIAPPDTTLTSIPRQGSHRGPRTPGHGSTQSLSAFENRSTPSNLTGGSVTPCKSFLGNSARVSLSSISKKASRNSINLGHLPSATGEDLKINLHLNLSLNLSPNLNKNLGLDSNSKEGISTSGVLRSDHATTPTASPSPSTSSLSSAATPTPALRVRPRISTCPSNLNHRSSLEVTGSGAGSGLQFSRSLDWSRLDSSPGKVTMSQPSVNAPDASPSMLSEDSAMVGEISRLSGLPRAVVVGLMEQGVELDVDCFQSDTERKGQGSEFKGQSSSPSSRQTARNDHQSHYHDYSSVRHLHASNETDLDPQRPIHLSLSVTNSSSSHSSSPNHPYQSTSTHPSTHHHVTHHHTHTFHCQQTPSPSDPSSSTASSPSSRDHPRVHSPPRPLQPSPLATTPFSVFRRDDPFQCSLPRISDSSSPQGGGIRPRGGSLRQCAGGGGGRWRVDGEGEGWKRVDGEGLYQGKHVSRELVRASTVSSFHRKQRCYSSNWGEEGSHDTAQTLKKGADKLWRDFEGHSCGKEAEEENKERWKREGIRRKKENDQKEKLQANKETERRQKESSASKRKGKGGGGGGGWDKRSSSLRLSRQALFRSESQGEVLYPRALKKEHLRGAQWTSSLDIGRGMELSVEGVRPLVFGGRAEEENCLSSTASLFHLSSSQSLDDSCPSLSPPLSSPSFSPSPPSRAPLTRSRSLRDLSRRVFSSVRSLSLKHKTSRK; this is encoded by the exons gttctctcttctccttcagaAACAGTGTTACCATGTCATACCAGCACGTTGGACAAGGACAGTGGGGGGAACTCTGAAGGAGATGGGCCGGTTCGTTCCAGAGTTGATGGGAATGGTGGGGATAACTCATGCTGCTCCACCCTCTCTTGGGATGCTCCATCTGAACTGCTCTTACCCCCAGACCTTGATGGTGCAGTCCAGCTGGACTATTACTCCAGGCCCAGCTCAG GTTTTTATTCAGTCAGTGGCAGCTCCCTATCAGACTCCTGCTACTCTGTGTCCAGTGAGGCATCCCTGGCCCAGGGGGGTCCAGTGAAAGGTGGGCTAGTCCGGGCTGGACCAGGACCACCCTCAGGGGGAGCATTCAGGCTGTGGGAGCAGCGGGCTCTCTCTGcagaccacagagacagacagtggccGGAGGCCACGCAGAAGCCAAGAACTCAGAGCATTGAGGAGACCACAGAGATCACTGATAGGAGACCAGTGTCTACGG TTGACCTGGAAATGAACAGCCTTTTCTTCCTCTCTGACCTGTGCGCCAGCCTGGGCGACCCCCATGCCGGCTCCCTCCTCCCGCTGCCTGACCTCCGACCCCAACTCGACCCCAGGTTCTGTTCTGACCTGGTGTCCCGGAGGACCAAGGAGGTGTACCCGTACCCCAGCCCCCTCCATGCCGTGGCCCTCCAGAGCCCCCTCTTCACCTACAGTCAggacccctctccctcctctcgccTCTCGCCGAGTCCAGACTCCTCTACCCAGGCTGAAGAATCTCAGTCCACTCCCCTCTTCCGGCCCCCCCAGCCTCCTCAGCCCTCCACCTTCACCCAGCTGGAGCAGTACATCACCAGGCTGGCTCGCCAGTACCGAAGCCGGATTGCCCCCCCTGACACCACCCTTACCTCCATCCCCAGGCAAGGCTCCCACAGGGGCCCCAGAACCCCTGGCCACGGCTCCACTCAGTCGCTGTCGGCCTTTGAGAACCGCAGTACCCCCTCCAACCTGACAGGGGGCAGTGTGACGCCCTGCAAGTCTTTTCTGGGAAACTCTGCACGGGTCAGCCTCAGCAGTATCAGTAAGAAGGCCAGTAGGAACTCCATTAACCTGGGCCACCTGCCCTCAGCGACAGGAGAAGATCTCAAAATCAACCTCCATCTCAACCTCAgtctcaacctcagccccaatcTGAACAAAAACCTGGGTTTAGACTCAAACTCCAAGGAAGGTATTAGCACTAGTGGTGTATTAAGGAGTGACCATGCTACTacccccactgcctccccctctccttccacctcctccctctccagtgccGCCACTCCCACCCCTGCCCTGAGGGTGAGGCCACGCATCTCAACCTGTCCCTCCAACCTCAATCACCGGAGCTCTTTGGAGGTCACCGGGTCAGGGGCTGGGTCAGGTCTACAATTCTCCCGCTCACTGGACTGGAGTAGATTGGATTCTTCACCAGGGAAAGTGACAATGAGTCAACCTAGCGTCAATGCCCCGGACGCCAGCCCGAGTATGCTCAGCGAGGACTCAGCGATGGTGGGGGAGATCTCCCGTCTCTCTGGTCTGCCCCGGGCTGTGGTGGTGGGGCTGATGGAGCAGGGTGTGGAGCTGGATGTTGACTGCTTCCAGAGCGACACCGAGAGaaaaggtcaggggtcagagttTAAAGGCCAaagctcctccccttcctcccgcCAGACAGCCCGGAATGACCACCAGTCTCATTATCATGACTATTCCAGTGTCCGCCACCTCCACGCCAGTAACGAGACTGACCTCGACCCCCAGAGGCCGATCCATCTGTCCCTCAGTGTCaccaactcctccagttcccaTTCCAGTAGCCCCAATCACCCTTACCAGTCCACCTCaacccatccatctacccatcatCATgtcacccaccaccacacacatacCTTCCACTGCCAACAAACCCCTTCCCCATCcgacccctcctcctctactgcctcctccCCCTCGTCTCGTGACCACCCCAGGGTACACTCCCCACCCCGCCCTCTCCAGCCCTCCCCCCTCGCCACTACTCCATTCTCTGTGTTCCGGCGGGATGACCCATTCCAGTGCTCCCTGCCTCGCATCAGTGACAGCAGCTCACCACAAGGGGGCGGCATCCGGCCCAGAGGGGGGTCGCTACGGCAGTGtgcagggggtggagggggtagaTGGAGGGTagatggggagggagaaggatggaagaGGGTGGATGGGGAGGGGCTCTACCAGGGGAAGCATGTGTCCAGGGAGTTGGTGAGGGCATCGACGGTGAGCAGCTTCCACAGGAAACAGAGGTGCTACAGCAGCAACTGGGGAGAGGAAGGCAGTCACGACACGGCCCAGACGCTAAAGAAGGGGGCAGACAAACTCTGGAGGGACTTCGAAGGGCATTCATGCGGGAAAGAAGCTGAGGAGGAGAacaaggagaggtggaagagagaggggatcAGGAGAAAGAAGGAAAATGACCAAAAGGAGAAGCTGCAGGccaacaaagagacagagaggcgaCAGAAAGAGAGCAGTGCCTCAAAACGCAAAgggaagggtggtggtggtggtggtggctgggACAAGCGTAGCTCCAGCCTGAGGCTGTCCAGACAGGCTCTGTTCCGCAGTGAGTCCCAGGGGGAAGTGCTGTATCCTCGAGCCCTAAAAAAGGAGCATCTGAGGGGGGCACAGTGGACCTCCTCCCTGGACATCGGCAGAGGCATGGAGCTCAGTGTGGAGGGGGTTCGTCCGTTGGTGTTTGGAGGAAGAGCAGAAGAAGAAAATTGCTTGTCCTCTACTGCCAGCCTCTTCCACCTCTCTAGCTCTCAGAGCCTAGATGAtagctgtccctccctctctcctcctctctcctccccatcgttctctccatcccctccaagTAGGGCACCCCTCACACGCTCACGCTCGCTGAGGGACCTGAGTAGAAGGGTGTTTAGCTCAGTGAGGTCTCTCAGTTTGAAACACAAGACGTCAAGGAAGTGA
- the LOC118363262 gene encoding tetratricopeptide repeat protein 9C-like has product MASPEPPGGEIMELGAGAAVASCSGSSTSPGPSGAKVDSQLQDAIHLKMEGNKFYKEKNLRSAIGRYHRSLLILRSLDSDVTAAVKGFGPEAPVLTAGQQELLRNTQVDCYNNLAACLLQRECVDYTRVHEYSLRVLQWRPGDIKALYRAGVASLQLGNAQSAKQYLTQASKGQPNDTNVRMHLQQAEDRLSTEYQKEKALYRGMFSSSQRAGEGASGGVTQK; this is encoded by the exons ATGGCGAGTCCAGAGCCACCAGGTGGTGAGATTATGGAGCTGGGGGCCGGGGCTGCAGTGGCAAGCTGTTCAGGCTCTTCTACCAGTCCTGGCCCCTCAGGTGCCAAAGTAGACTCCCAGCTCCAAGATGCTATCCACCTAAAAATGGAGGGGAACAAATTCTACAAAGAGAAAAACCTTCGGTCTGCTATTGGACGTTACCACCGTTCGTTGCTCATTCTGCGTAGTTTAGACTCTGATGTCACTGCGGCAGTGAAGGGGTTTGGTCCTGAGGCTCCTGTACTCACCGCAGGACAGCAAGAACTACTTAGGAACACACAGGTCGACTGCTACAACAATTTAGCAG CCTGTCTGTTGCAGAGAGAATGTGTAGACTACACGCGTGTCCATGAGTACAGCTTGCGGGTGTTGCAGTGGCGTCCGGGTGACATCAAGGCCCTGTACAGAGCAGGAGTGGCCTCTCTGCAGCTGGGAAACGCACAGAGTGCCAAGCAATACCTCACTCAGGCCAGCAAAGGACAACCCAATG ACACTAATGTGAGGATGCACCTGCAGCAAGCGGAGGATAGGCTGAGCACAGAGTACCAGAAGGAGAAGGCTCTGTACCGAGGCATGTTCTCCTCCAGTCAGAGAGCAGGGGAGGGTGCCAGCGGAGGAGTCACCCAGAAATAA
- the zgc:153018 gene encoding transmembrane protein 179-like — MELDRRLLVAHCAAHTLSILAGLMVVVPLALNGSAFKGRCALFTTGSWRTDNRTDIYVEQGEISHLVIQQWGPPSACQFATFVGVFTVLYGAAQGWRSIFYLHGRLDDTLFSAFLTLILSLCVLFLSGGASVTLSLGLASWCNTVTDDNTRPYSCAESQSVPMYLDVETSSFYTELTLAEVALWSVTALWLTHSILSFMRLYHSHSEHISGPCLPREKEHLLGHSSSSSGSSGSDRGSPSPAQPLSTAPSIIFV, encoded by the exons ATGGAGCTTGATCGGCGACTGTTGGTGGCTCACTGCGCAGCCCACACCCTGTCAATACTGGCCGGGTTGATGGTGGTTGTCCCGCTAGCGCTAAACGGCTCAGCTTTCAAAGGGCGTTGTGCGCTTTTCACCACTGGTTCTTGGAGGACGGACAATCGAACCGACATTTATGTGGAACAGGGTGAGATTTCACACTTGGTGATACAGCAATGGGGTCCACCGTCTGCATGCCAGTTCGCAACTTTTGTCGGTGTTTTCACGGTGCtgtatggtgctgcgcagggctGGCGAAGCATCTTCTATCTCCACGGACGGCTTGACGA CACCTTGTTCTCTGCcttcctgaccctgatcctgagtctgtgtgtgttgttcctATCTGGGGGGGCTAGTGTCACCCTCTCCCTGGGGCTGGCCTCCTGGTGCAACACTGTCACAGACGACAACACCAGACCCTACAG CTGTGCAGAATCCCAGTCCGTCCCCATGTACCTGGATGTAGAGACGTCCTCCTTCTACACTGAGCTCACTCTGGCAGAG gttgctCTGTGGAGTGTGACAGCATTGTGGCTGACCCACTCCATCCTGTCTTTCATGCGTCTCTACCACTCCCACAGCGAGCACATCAGCGGGCCCTGCCTGCCCAGGGAGAAGGAGCATCTCCTCGgtcactcttcctcctcctcaggcTCATCAGGATCAGACCGGGGCTCACCCTCACCCGCACAACCCCTATCAACAGCACCCAGCATCATCTTTGTCTAA
- the si:ch211-107m4.1 gene encoding heterogeneous nuclear ribonucleoprotein U-like protein 2 yields MKLSEVKKLKVAKLRVMLKERALDIKGLKAELVGRLMSAFEAELQAPESSDLGQDKGVPGLGEESKPQDDDSPRASTVLAMEREVPLPGEEAKATGHVAGAVSSEMMVRPRADCSPIRADTEAPAISAAKLDNTSTSQLEDVCVISTFTMSPCAKTTADKEGLMEQTSLNQQVEQQQHVTQEESAQEQQGEGEHAHGVSKRNATQEAEEDKTISNQLNTTGMSTRPIKNTLNTSQISRIDIVYQDTSMLVVEQFKEDHVGSAVQNRVEEEDSVSMVAQRGSSTASSLSLGSVASDQTNQDTVFHMDKDEENRSGGGGEKRGVKRPAQGERTRGRAYYEFKEEIQYNRAKSPPPQPESNGVDAEKDGGRVRLDSYGGDLHFEVGRDGCSGQPRFWERCPLLWSGCRLTHGTHQGRVGFEAMFEKKLVSPSLDSEDPEHHGLRLGWSVERWNSNLMLGDEDLSYGYDARGRKVTAGKEEEFGEPFSEGDVIGCYASFSKEEGVELSFHKNGRLMGMAFHLSPAALCGSMLYPHVLCKNTSITLNLDPTSPPWYPSPAGYTPLSSLPAGQRLSAPTPPTSKLQCEVLMMVGMPGAGKTHWARAHMKQYPEKRYTLLGTAGLLPCMKGQGRRESRLQQASQCLSELIKVAAQTPRNYILDQPNIHPSAQRQRLLWFVGFRRRAVVVFPSKEEWKRRLQEQQEEEGDKIPETDLHKVKVSCTLPEQGDLLEKVLFVELAREEAQALLKGYKKESKSLLPPVPSAPKQRKKPRVRYNNPHSLGLQSYHLNKTRFGRMATQDYNPTKPLIKGRMDRGYNPVAAGDLRGWDHTWFNQEQPYPYGHQQYWTPQQLRYWNQSYQDQDYYGSENQVYQDQDYYGNRNYAYDSYRYQGYC; encoded by the exons ATGAAACTGTCAGAAGTCAAAAAACTAAAAGTGGCCAAACTACGAGTCATGCTCAAAGAGCGAGCACTGGACATCAAAGGACTGAAGGCAGAACTCGTTGGGCGTTTGATGTCAGCTTTCGAAGCTGAATTGCAAGCTCCAGAATCAAGCGATCTTGGACAAGACAAGGGAGTCCCTGGTCTTGGAGAAGAGTCGAAGCCACAAGATGACGATTCACCCAGAGCCTCCACAGTGTTAGCGATGGAGAGAGAAGTCCCTCTACCGGGCGAGGAGGCAAAAGCCACTGGACACGTTGCAGGCGCCGTAAGTTCAGAGATGATGGTGAGACCTAGAGCTGATTGTTCTCCTATCCGTGCAGACACCGAGGCACCTGCAATTTCAGCAGCCAAACTTGATAACACGTCAACAAGTCAGTTGGAAGACGTGTGTGTAATCAGCACTTTTACCATGAGCCCGTGTGCAAAAACCACGGCAGACAAAGAAGGGTTGATGGAGCAGACCTCGTTAAATCAACAAGTAGAGCAACAGCAACATGTCACCCAAGAAGAGAGCGCTCAAGAACAACAGGGTGAAGGAGAACATGCACACGGAGTCTCCAAACGGAATGCCAcacaggaagcagaggaggaTAAAACGATATCAAACCAGCTAAACACAACAGGCATGAGCACCAGGCCCATTAAAAacacattaaatacatcacagatATCACGGATAGACATCGTGTATCAAGACACAAGTATGTTGGTTGTTGAGCAGTTTAAAGAAGATCATGTAGGATCAGCTGTGCAGAACAGAGTTGAGGAGGAGGACAGTGTTTCCATGGTGGCCCAGAGAGGGAGCAGCACTGCATCCAGCCTCAGCCTGGGATCTGTGGCCAGTGACCAGACCAACCAGGACACCG TGTTTCACATGGACAAAGACGAGGAAAATAGGtctggaggtggaggggagaagcGTGGGGTAAAGAGGCCTGCTCAGGGTGAGAGAACCAGAGGCAGGGCCTACTACGAATTCAAGGAGGAGATCCAGTACAACAG GGCCAAATCCCCACCGCCTCAGCCTGAGAGTAATGGTGTTGATGCCGAGAAAGACGGAGGGCGGGTCAGACTAGACTCCT ACGGAGGTGACCTGCACTTTGAGGTGGGCCGGGACGGCTGCAGCGGCCAGCCAAGGTTCTGGGAGCGTTGCCCTCTCCTGTGGTCTGGATGCAGACTGACACACGGAACTCACCAGGGGAGGGTGGGCTTCGAGGCTATGTTTGAGAAAAAGCTGGTGTCTCCATCACTGGACTCTGAGGACCCCGAGCACCATGGTCTGAGACTGGGCTGGTCAGTGGAGCGTTGGAACTCCAACTTGATGCTCG GTGACGAGGACTTGTCTTACGGTTACGACGCTAGGGGCAGAAAAGTGACGGCTGGGAAAGAGGAGGAGTTTGGAGAACCCTTTTCAGAGGGCGATGTCATTGGCTGTTATGCT TCTTTCTCTAAGGAGGAAGGAGTTGAGCTCTCCTTCCATAAGAACGGTCGCCTTATGGGAATGGCGTTCCACCTGAGTCCGGCTGCTCTCTGCGGTTCTATGCTGTACCCCCACGTCCTCTGCAAAAACACCTCTATCACCCTCAACCTGGACCCCACGTCTCCCCCCTGGTACCCCAGCCCTGCAGGGtacacccccctctcctccctgcctgctgGACAAAGGCTCAGTGCCCCAACCCCACCAACCTCCAAACTGCAGTGTGAG gtgttgatgatggtgggtATGCCAGGGGCAGGTAAGACCCACTGGGCCAGGGCTCACATGAAGCAATACCCAGAGAAGAGATACACCCTGCTGGGTACCGCAGGCCTCCTACCCTGCATGAAG GGGCAGGGTCGTAGAGAGAGCAGGCTGCAGCAGGCCTCTCAGTGTCTCAGTGAGCTGATCAAGGTGGCGGCTCAAACTCCACGCAACTACATCCTGGACCAG CCCAACATCCACCCCTCAGCTCAGCGCCAGAGGCTGCTGTGGTTCGTGGGTTTTAGGCGGAGGGCGGTGGTGGTGTTCCCATCtaaagaggagtggaagaggcGTCTGCAGgagcaacaggaggaggagggggacaagATCCCTGAAACGGATCTCCACAAGGTCAAAG tgagCTGCACTCTGCCAGAGCAGGGAGACCTGCTGGAGAAGGTGCTGTTTGTGGAGCTAGCCAGAGAGGAAGCACAGGCTCTCTTGAAGGGGTACAAAAAAGAGTCAAAAAGCCTGCTCCCCCCTGTCCCCTCCGCCCCCAAACAACGGAAGAAACCCCGCGTCCGATACAATAACCCCCATAGCCTCGGACTTCAGTCTTATCACCTTAACAAGACCAGATTTGGAAGGATGGCCACGCAAGACTATAACCCCACTAAACCCCTCATCAAGGGCCGGATGGACAGGGGGTACAATCCAGTGGCGGCTGGTGACTTGAGAG GTTGGGACCACACATGGTTCAACCAGGAGCAGCCATACCCATATGGTCATCAGCAGTACTGGACACCACAGCAGCTCAGATAT